Genomic window (Deltaproteobacteria bacterium):
ACGGAATCCAGCTTCCCACGGATGATGTGATACCGCACGCCGGGGAGGTCCTTGACGCGCCCGCCCCGGATCATGACGACCGAGTGCTCCTGCAGGTTGTGCCCCTCGCCCGGGATGTACACCGTGACCTCGACGCCGTTGGTGAGCCGCACCCTCGCGACCTTCCGGAGGGCGGAGTTCGGCTTCTTCGGCG
Coding sequences:
- a CDS encoding 30S ribosomal protein S12 — protein: MPTINQLVRKGREAIANKSNSPALDRCPQKRGVCLRVYTTTPKKPNSALRKVARVRLTNGVEVTVYIPGEGHNLQEHSVVMIRGGRVKDLPGVRYHIIRGKLDSVGVQDRRKSRSKYGTKRPK